One Podospora pseudopauciseta strain CBS 411.78 chromosome 4, whole genome shotgun sequence genomic window, TGTTCGATATGTTCCTTGATCTTCTATGATTGATCCTGATCTTCTTTCTGCCATTTTGGCATGCCGCAAGTGTCGTGACCGTTGAACCCATTGCGCTGGCAACATGGCGACCACGACGGACTCGAGTAGCGGCAACCGTGACATCAGTGAATGGCGGTCAATTGTCACACTCATTGTGTTCGTCATTACCAGTAAGTGTATATACCGTTCATAGTATTCTGGCAAGGGCACCAGCTAACTCAACTCTAAATAGATGTTGTGGTTCTATTTCCGTTTCATATTCCCTTCTGCATTCCTCGGTGGCTTTACAACGGTTTTCTAGGGGCGCTAAGCTCCATGCGCATCATCTCGCCCCGCAACAAGACTCAGGGGACAAGCTCACCATGGGTGCGGTTACGGTTCTCAATGAATATTGTGACGGCACCTGTGATTGCCGATCTTTTTCTGCTGGCCATAAAAGCCATCAGTGgcaaggaggtcaaggatgGAACCGTTGGAGCGGACCATATCCACCCTATCGATATCATGGTCTTTTTCATCACCCTCGCCTATATCGCCATATCCATTGACGCATCAGGGCTTATTCGATATCTGGCCTTCAGGGTGCTGCAATGGGGCGGGAAGGTCGGACATCGTCTGTTCTTCTACCTCTacctcttctttttcggcATAGGCAGCTTTGTTGGCAACGATCCCATCATCTTGTCTGGGACAGCTTTCTTGGCCTACATGACGCGCGTTTCGAGCAACATTGTTCACCCTAGGGCCTGGATATATACTCAGTTTGCCGTGGCCAATATTGCCTCTGCTATCCTCGTGTCGTCCAATCCGACGAATTTGGTCTTGGCTGGCGCTTTCAAAATACGCTTCATCGACTACACGGCCAATATGGTGGTCCCTGTGATCATCACAGCTATCGtgctcttccccttcctgctGTATATCGTCTTCGCCAGCGAATCCCTGATCCCCGTTGAGATCAAAATGCACGAGCTTCCGGAAGATGCAAGGGGCAAAAAGCCAGTAAACCCCAACATTCCCAATGCGAGGGGAACGGCAGAACAACAGGAGGATGAGCCAGGGGAGCAAGGAAAACTTTTGTCTCTGGAAGAGATCATGAATCCTTTTCTTGACAAGCGTGGTGCGGGATTCGGGGCAGCCATCATGGCATTGGCTCTGGTCTCAGTTTTGTCTCTTAATGCTGCGTCACAAAATCTTCCAGAGGGCGTTGTCCTGCAAGTATACTGGGTGACATTACCAGCGGCTTTCATCATGCTCGTGTGGGACTTGGCATTTGGCTGGCTTCATCGCCATGAAACACGTGAGATTGCTCGGGAAGGTCGAAAACAAgttgaagaagcaaaagCGGAGCAGGCACGTCTTCAGAGGGAAGCACCGGAACTCGCCGCTTCCCAGGGAGGGGATCAAGTGGTAAGCGTCACTGGGAACGACGTTTCCGGCATTGGAAGTGATTCAGAAATCGTCAAATCCCAAAGCACTACAATcgatgagaagaaggaagctTCTCTGGAGAAAGATACACCACCGACCGAAGCCGCGACCAAGACCAACAATTCAGACCTACGAACACTTTCGTCAGTTGCCAGAGATGCTTACAGATGGTCACAAGAGACCTTCCCCACCGCTACCGCGGTTCTCTCTCACCTACCCTATGCGTTGATCCCTTTTGCATTTGCAATGTTCATTCTGGTTCAAGCGCTGGTCACGAAAGGTTGGGTAGAGGTCTTCGCCAAGGGATGGGATCACTGGGTGAACAAGACCGGAACAGTTGGTGCCATAGGAGGCATGGGCTTTCTCTCGGTCATTCTCTGCAACGTATGTGATTACCTGCTTAGCTGCAATTTCGCTTTGCTTTACTGACTTGAAATCTAACAGTTTTCGGGTACCAACATTGGAACTACCATCCTATTATCACGCATTATCCAATCATGGCTCAGGCTTCATGATGCCAGCGGGATTCCCATCAGTGAACGAACGTACTACGCTACGATCTACAGCATGGCCCTTGGCGTTAATTACGGGGCTTTCAGCACGGCCATCAGTGCCTCTCTTGCCGGGTTACTCTGGCGTGATATTCTAGCCAAGAAGCATATTCACGTCAGGCGACTTGACTTTGCGCGGGTAAATCTTCCGATCATTGCGATTGCCATGAGTGTGGGCTGTGCCGTCCTGATTGGTGAGATTTACATTATCAGGAGTGACCGGCCTTTTGACATAGTACCAGTTCTTGAGGAGTAGTATTACAGACATTTGTATATTTGATAgattaatagtattattgTATTCGGTTGTTTACCTACCTAGCGTTGCTAGCCCTAGCGGTTATTGGGGGTAGTCACTTCGGCCCGTTCCCCATGCAGATGCAAGAGAATCAGGGAAACTGACTCAGCTAACCTGCAGCTCAACCCAATAAGAATTTCTTCTTTCAAGCCTACTCGCCATCGCATTCTAGTCGTTCTTTTCTTGATTAGGTGCCTCATCGGTTTCGAAGGGCTGCTTATCTCGCTCTTTCATGCACATCAGCCTCGCACTCGTGCTTATCGTCTCACGAACCAGAAATATCTCACCACCTGACTCCCTTCACTCAGCATCTTCTTTCTACTAAAATATGTATCCGTCTCAATTGTACTGACTTGACAACCGCCCTATACAATCATCTCAGTCAAAATGTCCTGGCCCCGATAcccctttttgtttttcgTCCTTGGCTTGCTATTGTTCCCTGGCTCTTCACTTCAGAACAGCAGCCCAAGATCAaccaccagccaaccaaAGATAATCCTCGACAACGACTGGAACCCCACCGCGTTCATCGCTTTCCTGCTCCCTTTATACTACAACTACACTGTCCTCGGCTTAGCCTCCGACACAGCCAACTCCTGGGCACTCCAAACCGGCCTTCACGCTCTCGCCTCTCTCGAGATTGCCTCTTTATCGTCTTGCATCCCTGTTTACAAGGGGTCTGACTACCCGCTTCTGCAAACAGCACATACCTTTCAAACCTATGAGTTCCTCCACGGTGAGCTACCGTGGAAGGGTGTCTTTGCGAAGGAGAACACCACCAATGAGAAATTGGGAAATGATCCTACCTCTGGTGACCCACGAAGAGTGGTGAAAGAAGCTTTTACTACCAAGGGGTATTATGGATACCCCAATGTGAGCTTCGCCGAGGGCTCAGCAGCGGAGTTTATGGTCAAGGCCGTGAGGGAGAATCCAGGGCAGGTAAGCATATTCTCGGCAGGGGCCCTGACGAATGTCGCGCTGGCGGTGAGGCTTGATGAGGACTTCGCGAAGAACACGGCTGGGTTGTATATCATGGGAGGGTATGTGGACAGGTTCATGGAGCAGGCTATAGGGGATGTGTTGAGGGCGGACTTGGTCTCGGATGTGAGTTAAGTGCTGAAACATGTTAGACTTAGACTTGACACTGACATGCTGCGGGTGGGGGATAGATCAACTTTATCGTTGACCCTGAAGCAACCAAGATTGCGCTTACGGCCGACTTTCCGAATATCACGCTTGTGGCTAATTCTGCTAATGGGGTGATACCGAATCAGGCGTTTCTTAATGAGTTGGTGGCGGTGAATGACAACCCTTTGAGTAGATTGGTCAGGGCGAACCAGCCTACTTATCTGCCGTTTTGGGATGAGACTGCCGCGGCTGTGATGGTAGATCGTAAGGCGGTTGTGTTGGATGAGGTGGAAGGTACGGTTTCTCAATCCGATTTTGGAAAGAACAAGGGTTTGCTGATTCGGCGATAGTTTATGTTGATGTCGATACATCATACCACTCGCCCTTTTACGGGTATATCCGCCCGTACCAGGCAGCACTGATGCCGCCTGGGTTGAGAAAGGTCAAGTACATCAACGCGGTTAACAATACGAAGGTCGCCGAGATGATCAAGACTGTTGTTCAGTTTCCGCCAAAAGGCTGTGCCGATCTTCATGGATGAGGGGCGGATAACCAGGCTTGAGGGATACTTTAGTCAAGAACTTCATTAGCTCCACGATAACCCAATGCATTAATTGGTAGCATTTTCCTTAATTTGTTCCATCCTGTTGACAATTTCTGTCGGGGCAAGCACCAACTGGCCCCCACCTGTCGTCAGGCCAGCATCCAGAATATGGAAGGTCATCGATTGGGGGCTAAGGTTTGATAACCGCCAAACCCATCAATCAAACCTCTTTGCCTCTGGTAGCAATCTACAATTTTGTTTAAATGCGAATCGTCCAATTGGTGGTAACCGTGAATAGGGACAGCGCTGCACCAGCCCGAACCTGCGCCCACAACAAGTGCGATGAGCATCAATATCCAATCCGAAGATTATAACAAGGTCTGGGTATTCCCCTTTAGAGTATAACCTAGTCAGAATATTGTTAGCTCTTGCAAGTTGCAAAGACGGGAGAACGACGAGAGCGAAATGATCATACTCGGCTAGAGAGCTCATCAGCATTTCAAAGGGCTCATCGTCCCTGGGAGGCGCTGCCTGGGTCCCAAAGAGGGAGAACCCTCATGGCATTGtccatgttgatgttgtcgtcTGCACGTAAGGGACGTGGACGGTGTGACGGCTCGATGTCTCGAGGTGCTGCTCCAGCACTCTTGCACTCTCAAAGCACCGATCGCACTGCTTACAGTAACCCATCTAGCCAGATTTATAGAACACTCTCAATCATCTGCATCACATCCGCTTTGCTATTGTGGTCATTCCGCGTTTGTCTCTGTTGCGACCTGACTCTTGCCCGACACCTCAGCCAGCTGGGCCCAACTTGAAGTACTACCTAGAACCCGAAATAATAACCCCTCCACAAATATACGCCCCCGCCGCACTCGTTGATGCACAAATTACCGCTCCGGTTGTCTCCACGCTACCCGACGGCACCCGCGAATACCTACTCCGGACTTACTCCTACTCCACGACCGCTCCTTTCCAAAGGGCATCCTCGAAGGCAAACCGATCGATGAGGACGTCTACGGCGCTCCACTCATACCAGTACGGTTTCGTGATGACGTACGACGCTTGTTGCCGTGACCACCGAGCCAAGAGGAAATGCTGGTGGCTTCACAATCAAGCACATTAACTCCCATACCTGACCGTGCCCACGTCGAGCGGTTCTGTTACGATGTCTGCGCCAGCTACTTTCTGCTCGGTGGTGCGACACATTCGCCCACGTTAAGATCCGCCACCACGTTTGGGTCCTTCTGGGCTTCGGAAGGGATCTTCCTCATCTCGAAATACAGGTTTGGTTGTGGCTTCTTCCACCTCTCACCGCTCGGAAATACCTTCCTCCGTAGTCTATTGACCCATGGGACTAATAGCTGGTAATAAGGCGTGAATTTCTTCTTTGCCCTATTGATGAAATCTCCTTCATCAGATACATGCCCTTTCTTTAGGTCTGCCGGTTTGTCATCACCCTCGTAATTCCAGCTGTCAAACTCAGTTAGTCCAATGTCTTTACCCGGTCCATTGTAGTGGATACATATTTCAACCGCCGACTTGGCGCAGTGTAGTAGCGGACTGTGCCCTACCTGCGAATTACCTGTTTCTTGCTTTCGGGATCCCCAATCTAAGGAGATCATAATGTAGAGAAGTTCAGCAGGTGACACGGAAAAATAATACCGGTGAGATTAAATATTCGGCACGTCTGTCAAGACAACTTGCTATCACTTCCTGCCTGGTTTGTCGACATCTCCTATCAGAGTAATATTGATACAGGGAACGAATCATCTCAATTCAGCACGGCCTAACCAACCACTGGCCCTAATTCTCTCCGTTTCCGAACCTGACAAGCTACAGTGGACCCCTGGATCGGCCCGTTGGGCTGCGCTCATGTCGCCAGCGCCGCGATTTCAACTTTGCCCGAAATATCCCGAGATGTCTCTCACAACCTTTTGTAGTTCTTCTGTGAAAGGATCCTTGCATTTCTTCTGTGGTAgttccctcttcctcttccggTTTTGGCCGTTTGGGCTGAGCGGGCCAAGAGGCTGGCGACTGCGGACCTCTGCTCTCTCGAAGTCAACGACCATAATATTTCGGTTGTACATGACGTTGCGTAATTCCGCATCGCAGTGTAAAACTCGGAGCCGATGAAGTTCGGTATAGGCGATGGCGATTGCGTCGACGGCAACCACCTTGTCGATCCGGTCGACGCATTTGGACAGTGGCTGCCCAGCCCAACTAAGCAGCAGGAAGTGCTCGGAAACACGGCCATCGCAGTAGTATGGGAGGACCAGGTCTATTAGACCGAGACATACCGGAACGTGCCTCCCCTGGATAACAGAGAGCTGATTGTAAATTTTCTCCTCATTCTGTAGGCGGCCACGATTTGCTGACTCGACGCCCTTGGCAACAAGTGTGTAACCGTGGGTGGACAGTCGGACCTTGAAGAGCGACCCGACAGCTCCCGCCAGGTACAGCGGTGCGGAGTCGGCGTCACGGCCGCGGTCACCGGCCAGCTGTGCACGAAGAAGATGCAGAAAGTCGACGCGGCTAATGTGGCCTGGTTTATGATAAGGGGCGTTCGGACAGGACGGGTCTATCGGGCCGCCAAGTGCAAGCCCAACAAGGCACTGATGGGTGCAGTACGCTCGGTCTTGTATGTCTGGCCGCCTTCCCCTTCCGCCACCTCCTTTTCCAGAGCTTGCGTCCGATGTGGCGACCGCGCCGCCAGAGGCGCCTGATGTCGCAGGTTTCCTGCCAGAACGAGTCAACCGATCCGCCGTCGGTGAAGGGGGTGGCggttcatcatcgtcctcatgTGGTAGACCGGACTCGATGCTGGCCTGCTTGCAACTTAATCGAGTCCGAATTGGCGAGCGAGTAAAGCCGCGCCAGCGCTGAGGCTTGTATGGGGAAGCGTGTTCTTTGTCCTTGCGAACTGTCACTGGGATTTTGCTCAGCACATCTTCGAACTCCACGTCCCAAATGTCAAGTCGTTCAGCGGCGTCGTGCCAGGATTGTGGGGGCGGTGGCGTAAGGACGGCCTGGAGTATGAAGGCGAAGACCTGCGCGACAGCCGTGCGATGAAGTCTGTTCTCGTCGTCCTCGATCACATCCAAATTCGGCACGCACACGTGGTAGAAGACCGTGGCGGGATCGTCTGGAATATAGAGAAAGACGAAGACTTGTCCCGTACAGACGTATCCATACTGCATGCCCTTGCCGACCATGTAGGAGAAGAGTTGGGTAACGACAGCGGCGGCGAGCGCCCTCGACGCGAGGACAAAGCCCTCGCAGTCCTTGTTGATCACGTCTCGTCTCGGTTGGATATCAGACGCCAACCCGGTAACAATTTCATCCTGGCTTAGCTTGTGTGGCGCCTTGTACTCAATGGCCATCGCCGGGATGTTGGCGCCGTCTGCCGTCCTGTATATGCAAAACTGGTCCGCTCGGTTGCCTTTCCCTTTCGCGCCGCGGCGCGGTTTTCGGATCGCTGCGGTCGTTGTGAGGGGTGTATCTGTGGCATGGCTCCCGGCAAGGGACATGCGCTCGAGAGGCTTGGAAAGTGTGTCGTCGACGGTGCCGAGATTCGTGTGGCTCTCGAACATCACGGTTCCCCGTAGGCCAAGGGAGTCTCGGAGCTGCGTGTTTTCGGATACTGCAGCAAACAGCTTCTGTACTGCATTCTCGACGGTGTCGCGCTCGAAGGAGCGAAGGCCTTGCTCGCTGCTGATCGGGTTGATCAAAGACTCAACATAGGCCATCTGGTGTTGGGATGGGAACACAGGGTTATCGGCGAAGGACGGGATGGAGAGCTGTTTCCATATTTCCTCTTGCCTTGCTGGAAAGTCGTGCCATTCAGCGATTCGTTGGGGGTAAAGACGGCCGACGGGATTGGTCGTGTCACCTTGGGTGGTCAGAGAACGGTCGGTGACGACCTGGATAGCAAGACTGAGAGAGTGACAGGTCTCAAGATAACCCTCCAGTGCTTGTAGCTGCGATTTTCTTGCAATCTCTTCAGCTTTTTCGCGTCGGCGTTGCTCCTCTTCTCGTCGGCGTTGCTCCTCTTCTCGTCGGCGTTGCTCCTCTTCTCGTCGGCGTTGCTCATCGAAGGCGCGATTCTCCGCTTCTTCGCGCAGGCGTTGTTGCTCCGAAGCCTGGAGCTTAGCTTGCGCAAGAGCCTCTCGTAGTCTGGCAAGCTCGTCGGCCATTGCGAATGTGTAGAAAAAGGCGTTCTTGACGGTGGAACGATTGGATTCGAAAGTGTGAAGTTGCCGAAGGAACGTGCACCCAGAATTGTTTCTGACACGCGCGGCAAAACCGGCAAGTTCCGAGCTACCGCTTGTCCATCCTTTCCAACCCTCGTCACCAACATGGATAAAATGCTCACATCTTTTGGATACATTCTCAGCTAGCCATTTCTTGTTGTTTCACCAATCCCTGCTCCTGCCGCCCcctcatccatccatcattaTCTGTGATATTAACCACCCCCCTTGAGTGCCAGCTAAACCCCGCCGAACATTCatttttccccttcctccccttttcaTAGCC contains:
- a CDS encoding hypothetical protein (EggNog:ENOG503NXAA; COG:U), whose amino-acid sequence is MATTTDSSSGNRDISEWRSIVTLIVFVITNVVVLFPFHIPFCIPRWLYNGFLGALSSMRIISPRNKTQGTSSPWVRLRFSMNIVTAPVIADLFLLAIKAISGKEVKDGTVGADHIHPIDIMVFFITLAYIAISIDASGLIRYLAFRVLQWGGKVGHRLFFYLYLFFFGIGSFVGNDPIILSGTAFLAYMTRVSSNIVHPRAWIYTQFAVANIASAILVSSNPTNLVLAGAFKIRFIDYTANMVVPVIITAIVLFPFLLYIVFASESLIPVEIKMHELPEDARGKKPVNPNIPNARGTAEQQEDEPGEQGKLLSLEEIMNPFLDKRGAGFGAAIMALALVSVLSLNAASQNLPEGVVLQVYWVTLPAAFIMLVWDLAFGWLHRHETREIAREGRKQVEEAKAEQARLQREAPELAASQGGDQVVSVTGNDVSGIGSDSEIVKSQSTTIDEKKEASLEKDTPPTEAATKTNNSDLRTLSSVARDAYRWSQETFPTATAVLSHLPYALIPFAFAMFILVQALVTKGWVEVFAKGWDHWVNKTGTVGAIGGMGFLSVILCNFSGTNIGTTILLSRIIQSWLRLHDASGIPISERTYYATIYSMALGVNYGAFSTAISASLAGLLWRDILAKKHIHVRRLDFARVNLPIIAIAMSVGCAVLIGEIYIIRSDRPFDIVPVLEE
- a CDS encoding hypothetical protein (EggNog:ENOG503NXKM; COG:G) codes for the protein MSWPRYPFLFFVLGLLLFPGSSLQNSSPRSTTSQPKIILDNDWNPTAFIAFLLPLYYNYTVLGLASDTANSWALQTGLHALASLEIASLSSCIPVYKGSDYPLLQTAHTFQTYEFLHGELPWKGVFAKENTTNEKLGNDPTSGDPRRVVKEAFTTKGYYGYPNVSFAEGSAAEFMVKAVRENPGQVSIFSAGALTNVALAVRLDEDFAKNTAGLYIMGGYVDRFMEQAIGDVLRADLVSDINFIVDPEATKIALTADFPNITLVANSANGVIPNQAFLNELVAVNDNPLSRLVRANQPTYLPFWDETAAAVMVDRKAVVLDEVEVYVDVDTSYHSPFYGYIRPYQAALMPPGLRKVKYINAVNNTKVAEMIKTVVQFPPKGCADLHG
- a CDS encoding hypothetical protein (EggNog:ENOG503NU0C; COG:S) gives rise to the protein MISLDWGSRKQETGNSQVGHSPLLHCAKSAVEICIHYNGPGKDIGLTEFDSWNYEGDDKPADLKKGHVSDEGDFINRAKKKFTPYYQLLVPWVNRLRRKVFPSGERWKKPQPNLYFEMRKIPSEAQKDPNVVADLNVGECVAPPSRK
- a CDS encoding hypothetical protein (COG:S; EggNog:ENOG503NZGI), coding for MADELARLREALAQAKLQASEQQRLREEAENRAFDEQRRREEEQRRREEEQRRREEEQRRREKAEEIARKSQLQALEGYLETCHSLSLAIQVVTDRSLTTQGDTTNPVGRLYPQRIAEWHDFPARQEEIWKQLSIPSFADNPVFPSQHQMAYVESLINPISSEQGLRSFERDTVENAVQKLFAAVSENTQLRDSLGLRGTVMFESHTNLGTVDDTLSKPLERMSLAGSHATDTPLTTTAAIRKPRRGAKGKGNRADQFCIYRTADGANIPAMAIEYKAPHKLSQDEIVTGLASDIQPRRDVINKDCEGFVLASRALAAAVVTQLFSYMVGKGMQYGYVCTGQVFVFLYIPDDPATVFYHVCVPNLDVIEDDENRLHRTAVAQVFAFILQAVLTPPPPQSWHDAAERLDIWDVEFEDVLSKIPVTVRKDKEHASPYKPQRWRGFTRSPIRTRLSCKQASIESGLPHEDDDEPPPPSPTADRLTRSGRKPATSGASGGAVATSDASSGKGGGGRGRRPDIQDRAYCTHQCLVGLALGGPIDPSCPNAPYHKPGHISRVDFLHLLRAQLAGDRGRDADSAPLYLAGAVGSLFKVRLSTHGYTLVAKGVESANRGRLQNEEKIYNQLSVIQGRHVPVCLGLIDLVLPYYCDGRVSEHFLLLSWAGQPLSKCVDRIDKVVAVDAIAIAYTELHRLRVLHCDAELRNVMYNRNIMVVDFERAEVRSRQPLGPLSPNGQNRKRKRELPQKKCKDPFTEELQKVVRDISGYFGQS